A region from the Spiroplasma taiwanense CT-1 genome encodes:
- a CDS encoding dual specificity protein phosphatase family protein, with product MYKKIINNLYLGGMKTIPNDADLVLSCAEEIFNDINDSNEAKKIIKNSVKSIYYNFEDYPNIQDMDISLINDAINQIELNILNKKIYVHCVWGVNRSASIVFMYLVRNKLIGGRNYKEAQNEYWKIYPNHSPNPGWKTFLEFNFPYNFIKK from the coding sequence ATGTATAAAAAAATAATTAATAATTTATATTTAGGTGGAATGAAAACAATTCCAAATGATGCTGATTTAGTGTTAAGTTGTGCTGAAGAAATTTTTAATGATATCAATGACTCAAATGAAGCCAAAAAAATTATAAAAAATAGTGTAAAATCAATATATTATAATTTTGAAGATTATCCAAATATTCAAGATATGGATATTAGTCTTATAAATGATGCAATTAATCAAATAGAATTAAATATTCTAAATAAAAAAATATATGTTCACTGTGTATGAGGAGTAAATAGGAGTGCTAGCATTGTTTTCATGTATTTGGTTAGAAATAAACTTATTGGTGGAAGAAACTATAAAGAAGCACAAAATGAATATTGAAAAATTTATCCAAATCATAGCCCAAATCCTGGATGAAAAACTTTTTTAGAATTTAATTTTCCATATAATTTCATAAAAAAATAA
- a CDS encoding Pr6Pr family membrane protein, producing MKAFNFQINYKLFFGFLSFITIFSCYLYKIIDGSEVINNYSGNYEIYTIDFFTTFTLLSNVFVQVWFLYAGFNHKNEGKTKFLSHTTANSLATMITVTFLVYNFVLVPIDTGFPKAHFDRYVTVVDHMITPIAFVIYVIFFMANKEKISLNQFFIKKFWTQFTLVLGYCIFAMLRGELRYGSNSDLYYKEENGEVVRNIFYPYFFLDVHHQGPLGLSGAVWFIIAFVLIVSIMIAFSYLYNFLSNIMMSKNYYKKISK from the coding sequence ATGAAAGCTTTTAACTTTCAAATAAACTATAAATTATTTTTTGGATTTTTATCTTTTATAACAATATTTTCTTGTTATCTTTATAAAATAATTGATGGTTCAGAAGTAATAAATAACTATTCAGGAAACTATGAAATATATACAATTGATTTTTTTACAACGTTTACATTATTATCTAATGTTTTTGTTCAAGTTTGATTTTTATATGCTGGTTTCAATCATAAAAATGAAGGAAAAACTAAATTTCTAAGTCATACTACAGCAAATAGTTTAGCTACAATGATAACTGTAACTTTTCTTGTTTATAATTTTGTTTTAGTACCAATAGATACTGGGTTTCCAAAAGCACATTTTGATAGATATGTAACTGTTGTTGATCATATGATTACACCAATTGCATTTGTTATTTATGTAATATTTTTTATGGCAAATAAAGAAAAAATAAGTTTAAATCAATTTTTTATTAAAAAATTTTGAACACAATTTACTTTAGTTTTAGGATATTGTATTTTTGCAATGCTTAGAGGTGAATTAAGATATGGTTCAAATTCAGATCTTTATTATAAAGAAGAAAATGGTGAGGTTGTAAGAAATATATTTTATCCTTATTTCTTTTTGGATGTACATCATCAAGGTCCTTTAGGTCTTAGTGGTGCTGTATGATTTATAATTGCGTTTGTTTTAATTGTAAGTATCATGATTGCATTTAGTTATTTATATAATTTTTTAAGTAACATAATGATGTCAAAAAACTATTATAAAAAAATTTCAAAATAA
- a CDS encoding ATP-binding cassette domain-containing protein: MFENLEEKNVNEEIILENQDIQNLISSDSKNAIEVSTYLKKFKKNKIGELSFSINSSSITAILGSSGSGKSVLINSIIGALKRYQGEIKVNNVKIKKIKVLLLIKILVFIRKLIFP; encoded by the coding sequence ATGTTTGAAAATTTGGAAGAAAAAAATGTAAATGAAGAAATAATATTAGAAAATCAAGATATTCAAAATTTAATTTCGTCTGATTCTAAAAATGCTATTGAAGTTTCAACTTATTTGAAAAAATTCAAAAAAAATAAAATTGGAGAATTATCTTTTTCAATAAATAGTTCTTCAATTACAGCAATTTTAGGAAGTAGTGGAAGTGGTAAATCAGTTCTTATAAATTCAATTATTGGTGCTTTAAAAAGATACCAAGGTGAAATTAAAGTGAATAATGTAAAAATTAAAAAAATAAAGGTTTTATTGTTAATAAAGATATTGGTTTTTATACGCAAATTGATTTTTCCTTAA
- a CDS encoding ATP-binding cassette domain-containing protein, producing MKKQIEKITNKFKKSGKTVIITSHNIDELFDIIEYYVVIDSGELLFEGSTEKLNIYTKYKILLNDSFDKEGFVKFLNTLDIEFYKFDNEENAVTISIRKYKQINYLFLYLVKQNLPIKNLRKIPINMESIHKAIEDYNKHS from the coding sequence TTGAAGAAACAAATTGAAAAAATTACTAATAAATTTAAAAAAAGTGGTAAAACTGTTATTATTACTTCTCATAATATTGATGAGTTATTTGATATTATTGAATATTATGTTGTAATTGATAGTGGAGAGTTATTATTTGAAGGGTCTACAGAAAAATTAAATATTTATACTAAATATAAAATTTTATTAAATGATTCTTTTGATAAAGAAGGTTTTGTAAAATTTTTAAATACATTAGATATTGAATTTTATAAATTTGATAATGAAGAAAATGCAGTTACAATTTCTATTAGAAAATATAAACAAATTAACTATTTATTCCTTTATTTAGTTAAACAAAATTTACCTATAAAAAATTTAAGAAAAATTCCAATAAATATGGAATCAATTCATAAGGCAATTGAAGATTATAATAAACATAGTTAA
- a CDS encoding NAD(P)H-dependent oxidoreductase: protein MKTVIVIANPKENSFNHAIADAIIEGLKIKNKEFKIWDLNKMNFKPVLSSEEFEKFGYGSVCPDLQNFLNVLIKECDQIIFIYPLFYFDFPAILKGFFDRLFIGTLIKDGLEPVN, encoded by the coding sequence ATGAAGACAGTTATTGTAATTGCAAACCCAAAAGAAAATAGTTTTAATCATGCTATCGCTGATGCTATTATCGAAGGTTTAAAAATAAAGAATAAGGAATTTAAGATTTGAGATTTAAATAAAATGAATTTTAAACCTGTTTTAAGTTCAGAAGAGTTTGAAAAATTTGGTTATGGTAGTGTTTGTCCAGATTTACAGAATTTTTTAAATGTTTTAATAAAAGAATGTGATCAAATTATATTTATTTATCCATTATTTTATTTTGATTTTCCAGCAATTTTAAAAGGTTTTTTTGATAGATTATTTATTGGAACTTTAATTAAAGATGGTTTAGAACCTGTAAATTAA
- a CDS encoding lipoprotein: MKKILTFLSVFGMVTTTSTTVISCKTENSIENTINNLQKALNKIAIAKEEEAIEAIKSTSKGIENVIMDESTLPSKSFEILFLNAEKENDDSHDELKFSNLNQKAGHAHIHYIITYKKAELLSTTKTEFGWSSDSFNFEVELHVG, translated from the coding sequence ATGAAAAAAATATTAACATTTTTGTCAGTTTTTGGAATGGTTACAACTACAAGCACAACAGTTATTTCTTGCAAAACTGAAAACTCAATTGAAAATACTATTAATAATTTACAAAAAGCTTTAAATAAAATAGCTATTGCTAAAGAAGAAGAAGCTATTGAAGCAATTAAATCTACTTCAAAGGGAATTGAAAATGTAATTATGGATGAGAGTACATTACCATCAAAATCATTTGAAATTTTATTTTTAAATGCAGAAAAAGAAAATGATGATTCACATGACGAATTAAAATTTTCAAATTTAAATCAAAAGGCAGGTCATGCACATATTCACTACATTATTACTTATAAGAAAGCAGAACTATTATCAACTACAAAAACAGAATTTGGTTGATCAAGTGATAGTTTTAATTTTGAAGTTGAATTACATGTTGGTTAA
- the yihA gene encoding ribosome biogenesis GTP-binding protein YihA/YsxC has protein sequence MIKQAKFITSAANKSGWINDQINEVCFIGRSNVGKSTFINALTNQNKLAKTSSTPGKTRLLNFFDINNSQFRIVDAPGYGFARVSQEQKIAFAEMMDEYLTTRENLKFVCQLVDLRHKPTNDDIEMYHFFKHHNIKVFIVATKKDKCKKNDILKNEKLIKQTLNLDNNDKFLSISSTDKLNLDEVLNIFYELFKIQPI, from the coding sequence ATGATAAAACAAGCAAAATTTATTACTTCAGCTGCAAATAAAAGTGGTTGAATAAATGATCAAATTAATGAAGTTTGTTTTATTGGAAGAAGTAATGTTGGTAAATCAACTTTTATTAATGCATTAACAAATCAAAATAAATTGGCAAAAACATCTTCAACCCCTGGAAAAACAAGACTATTAAATTTTTTTGATATAAATAATAGTCAGTTTCGTATTGTAGATGCGCCAGGTTATGGTTTTGCAAGGGTTAGTCAAGAACAAAAAATTGCTTTTGCAGAAATGATGGATGAATATTTAACAACAAGAGAAAATTTAAAATTTGTTTGTCAACTTGTAGATTTAAGGCATAAACCTACAAATGATGATATTGAAATGTATCATTTTTTTAAACATCATAATATTAAAGTTTTTATAGTTGCTACCAAAAAAGATAAGTGTAAAAAAAATGATATTTTGAAAAATGAAAAGTTAATTAAGCAAACTTTAAATTTAGATAATAATGATAAGTTTCTATCAATTTCTTCAACAGATAAATTAAATCTTGATGAAGTTTTAAATATTTTTTATGAACTTTTTAAAATTCAACCTATTTAG
- a CDS encoding HAD-IIB family hydrolase: MEINKIAATDLDGTIIFERDRISDGNKELLLKFQQKTNNKLTIVTGRSYFLTDFAAKELNVKLPVICSNGVSVINPETFEYIAKNHFTEKEILNLMKLFIQEKIDFSIANDFTTHFVKGIGWHSEFFSNENLFNFHKLPVDRVFHEYNSIEELSQECVKTDSTFVSIVLECNSEEKLQRARILGKELELELLEFKYHNGEIGRRIEVYKKNSSKSWGLNALANYLNITKNDIFIFGDEHNDYAMFEDFPNSFAVGNAIEGIKELASEVIDTVYNCGVGKKLNEIINNFI, translated from the coding sequence ATGGAAATAAACAAAATTGCAGCAACCGATTTAGATGGTACCATTATTTTTGAAAGAGATAGAATTAGTGATGGTAATAAGGAATTATTATTAAAATTTCAACAAAAAACAAATAATAAATTAACGATTGTAACAGGACGAAGCTATTTTTTAACAGATTTTGCAGCAAAGGAATTAAATGTTAAATTACCTGTAATTTGCTCAAATGGTGTTAGTGTGATTAATCCAGAAACTTTTGAATATATTGCTAAAAATCACTTTACAGAAAAAGAAATATTAAATTTAATGAAACTTTTTATTCAAGAAAAGATTGATTTTAGTATAGCAAATGATTTTACAACACATTTTGTAAAAGGAATTGGATGACATTCTGAGTTTTTTTCAAACGAAAATTTATTTAATTTTCATAAATTACCAGTTGATAGAGTTTTTCATGAATATAATTCTATAGAAGAGTTAAGTCAAGAATGTGTTAAAACTGATTCAACTTTTGTAAGTATAGTTTTAGAATGTAATTCAGAAGAAAAATTACAGAGAGCAAGAATTCTTGGAAAAGAACTAGAGTTAGAATTATTAGAATTTAAATATCATAATGGAGAAATTGGAAGAAGAATTGAAGTATATAAAAAAAATTCAAGTAAAAGTTGAGGATTAAATGCTCTTGCAAATTACTTAAATATAACAAAAAATGACATTTTTATTTTTGGAGATGAGCATAATGATTATGCGATGTTTGAAGATTTTCCCAATTCGTTTGCAGTTGGAAATGCAATTGAAGGAATTAAAGAGCTTGCAAGTGAAGTAATAGATACAGTTTATAATTGTGGAGTAGGTAAAAAATTAAATGAAATTATCAATAATTTCATTTAA
- a CDS encoding aldo/keto reductase, translated as MKKILQKTLKFNNGLEIPQIGLGTYKLEDENETLQSVKAAIENGYRHIDTASIYHNHKIIAQAIKESKIDRKKLFITSKIWNSHHEYNLAKIAVDEILAELELEYIDLLLIHWPTENRLGCWKALEEAVDQGKVKSIGISNFQPHHIEELLKNCRIKPVINQFELHPALQNLEVVKICRDNDIIVESWGTMIRGKCFEIEQIQQLASKYNKTEAQICLRWGFQNDYVIIPKSSKPKRVIENIDIEDFELTAEDMKILATITEQRDGPDPDNFNF; from the coding sequence ATGAAGAAAATATTACAAAAAACTTTAAAATTTAATAATGGATTAGAAATACCACAAATAGGTTTAGGAACATATAAATTGGAAGATGAAAATGAAACACTTCAATCAGTTAAAGCAGCAATTGAGAATGGTTATAGACATATAGATACTGCTTCTATATATCATAATCACAAGATTATTGCACAAGCAATAAAAGAAAGCAAAATTGATAGAAAAAAACTTTTTATTACTTCTAAAATTTGAAATAGTCATCATGAATATAATTTAGCAAAAATTGCAGTTGATGAAATTTTGGCTGAATTAGAACTAGAATATATAGATTTATTACTAATTCACTGGCCCACAGAAAATAGATTAGGATGTTGAAAAGCGCTTGAAGAAGCAGTTGATCAAGGAAAAGTCAAATCAATTGGAATAAGTAATTTTCAACCTCATCATATTGAAGAACTTTTGAAAAATTGTCGAATAAAACCTGTAATAAATCAATTTGAATTACATCCAGCTCTTCAAAATTTGGAAGTTGTAAAAATATGTAGAGATAATGATATTATTGTTGAATCTTGAGGAACAATGATAAGAGGTAAATGTTTTGAAATTGAACAAATTCAACAATTAGCAAGTAAATACAATAAAACTGAAGCTCAAATTTGTTTAAGATGAGGATTTCAAAATGATTATGTAATAATACCAAAATCTTCAAAGCCAAAAAGAGTTATTGAAAATATTGATATAGAAGATTTTGAATTAACTGCAGAAGATATGAAAATTTTAGCAACAATTACAGAGCAAAGAGATGGTCCAGATCCAGATAATTTTAATTTTTAA
- a CDS encoding GNAT family N-acetyltransferase encodes MEELKKMLPLIELDRIILRTFKFEDANDIYEYCSNLENIKWISVEQHKTLEDSINSIENYFLKPHYGKYAIVLKEENKVIGAIDIRLKENMIYDIGYVINSKYQQKGYGKEALKGLIDSCFSLTNIKEILIKVDIENNASNHLANTVSTKIIRQEEQNNPKFSEPRILNIYQVLKNQFKLGFLIYIF; translated from the coding sequence ATGGAAGAACTTAAAAAAATGTTACCTTTAATTGAACTTGATAGAATTATTTTAAGAACTTTTAAATTTGAAGATGCAAACGATATTTATGAATATTGTTCAAATCTAGAAAATATTAAATGAATAAGTGTTGAACAACATAAAACTTTGGAAGATTCTATTAATTCAATAGAAAATTACTTTTTAAAGCCACATTATGGAAAATATGCAATTGTTTTAAAAGAAGAAAATAAAGTAATTGGAGCAATTGATATAAGATTAAAAGAAAATATGATTTATGATATTGGTTATGTAATTAATTCTAAATATCAACAAAAAGGTTATGGAAAAGAAGCTTTAAAAGGTCTTATTGACTCTTGTTTTTCTTTAACAAATATAAAAGAAATTTTAATAAAAGTTGATATAGAAAATAATGCATCAAACCATTTAGCAAATACTGTTAGTACAAAAATTATAAGGCAAGAAGAACAAAATAATCCTAAATTTAGTGAACCAAGAATTTTGAATATTTACCAAGTATTAAAAAACCAGTTTAAACTGGGTTTTTTAATTTATATATTTTAA
- a CDS encoding LbetaH domain-containing protein has translation MCPGVTIGKNSIIAAGSVVTKDIPKNSIAGGIPAKIIKNIE, from the coding sequence GTGTGTCCAGGAGTTACAATTGGAAAAAATTCAATAATAGCTGCTGGAAGTGTTGTTACAAAAGATATTCCAAAGAATTCCATAGCTGGGGGAATTCCTGCAAAAATTATTAAAAATATTGAGTAA